The Methanobacterium petrolearium genome contains the following window.
AGAGTGATTGAAAACAAGGAAAATGAGACCTTTTCAAGGTCAAATAACCTGGGAGCAGAAATTGCCCAGGGAAAATATTTACTTCTCTTAAACAATGATGTGGAACCCACCTATGGCTGGTTAAATCATATGATGAAATCAGCAATACAATCAGAGGATGTGGGTGCAGTAGGGGCTAAAATGGTTTACCCGGATTGTTCAGGGTCTCGTTACAATAAAAGGAAATCCTTTAAAATTCAGCATGAAGGAATAGCCTTCATGGAGGAAGATGGATTTATCAAACCCTATAATAGGGGTAATGGAAAACCATTCAAGGTTCAGGGCAGAACCGATGAACCACGACCTGCAGTCACGGCAGCAGCATTACTTGTTGAAAAGGATAAGTACTTCCAGGTGAATGGTCTGGATGAAGAATACATCTACGGTTATGAAGATGTTGATTTTTGTTTAAAATTACTGAAAGAGGGATATAACAATATTTATTGCTCTAACGCAGTTTTATTCCACTATGAATTTGGAACACAGGAGAAAAATAAGAAAAAAGATATTAAAGAGCGTCGTTTGAACAATAAAAGATTATTTCAGGAAAGATGGAATAAGTGGTTGCGCAGAGAACTTTTGTTGGATAAGTTAAACTCCAATTACCTATTCTCAGATAAACCTTTAAAAGTGGCTTTTGTGGTTACCGAAACTGGAAATGGCTCTTCTGCAGGGGACTACTTCACTGCCAGATGCCTGGCAAAGAGTTTCCAGAAATTGGGTTGGCAAATAAGTTATCTGTCCAGGGTGGAATCTGATGACTGGTACTATGTAGAAAGGGATGTTGATGTTTTAATATCTTTACTTGATGCCTACAATGTTCGTAAAGTCAGATGTAAGAATAATTTACTCATTAAAATCGCGTGGCCACGTAACTGGTTGGATAGGTGGATTTTTTACTATCCTGATTTTGCAGATTTTGACTTGGTGATGGCCACCAGTGAAACTGCCTGCCGGTACATAGAAGAAAAAACAGGAAGGAATACATTCCTCCTACCCCTGGCTACTGATCCAGAACTTTTCAACAGCCAGGTGAAGAAAGATGCCCGATGGAAGTGTGACTACTGTTTCACAGGGAGTTACTGGAATGATCCACGCGAAATTGTGGACACACTGGATCCAGAGAGTTTGCCTTACACTTTTAAGTTGTACGGTAAAAACTGGGAAGAGTTTGAAAAATTCAAACCATACTATGAGGGATTTGTTCCCCATCAGAAAATGCCTGAAATTTACAGATCCACCAAGGTAGTGGTGGATGATGCCAACCGGGTTACCAAGGAATATGGTTCTGTGAACAGTCGAGTGTTTGATGCTGTTGCCAGTGGGGTTCTGGTGGTTACCAATGGAGATATCGGTGCAGAAGAAACCTTTAAAGGAATATTACCGGTTTATAGATCTACAAAGGAACTTAACGATCTTCTAAGTTATTATCTGTCTAACGAAAAGGAGAGACTGGCTAAGATCAGGGAACTGGAGGAGTTTGTGTTGTCCAACCACACTTTTGATCACCGGGCCCAGAAGATAAAGGAAATACTGGAAGCCTACATTCTGAAAAGGAAGATGGCAATTAAGATACCGGCACCAAGCTGGGATGAAGCTCTGGAATGGGGTGATTACTATATGGCTCTGGGTCTTAAGAAAGAACTGGAGAGAAAGGGTTGTGATGTGGTTCTGCAGGTTCTTCCAGAATGGGATGGTGATGGTGATGCCCGCTGTGATGTGGTCCTGGTTTTAAGGGGTTTAAGCAGGTACCAACCGAAACCACAGCACTTCAATATCATGTGGAACATATCCCACCCGGACGAAGTAACAATTGATGAGTACAACCAGTACCAGCACGTGTTCATAGCCTCCCAGTTCTGGGCTGATGAAATAGCCCAGAAAGTGGATGTTCCAGTGGAAGCTATGTTGCAGTGTACTGACCCAGAACTCTTCTACCCGGACCCTGATGATAAGTACAAACATGACCTCTTGTTTGTGGGAAACTCCAGAGGAGTGCAAAGAAAGATACTAAGGGATTTATTACCTACAGATAAGGACCTGGCTGTGTACGGTGCAGGATGGGAAGGACTGATAGATAAGAAGTATATCAAGGGAGAACACATACCTAATAAGGAACTGAGGAAAGCCTATTCATCCTGTAAAATATTACTCTGTGATCACTGGGATGATATGAGAGATAAAGGTTTTCTATCCAACCGATTGTTCGATGCATCTGCCTGTGGAGCTTTTATAATATCCGACAAGGTTAAGGGTATTGAAGATGTTTTTGAAGATGCGGTGGTAACTTATGATAATCCTGATGACTTTCAATCACTTATTAATTATTATTTAGTCAATAATCATAAGAGAAAAGAAAAATCGCTAGATATAACTGATTTGTCAAATTTTATATTTGAAAAAAATATAGAATTAATACTAGAGTTAATAGATTAATCTGTTGTGTTATTGTGGAATTATTGGAAAGAATATAAGGATTAATGGATTTAAATAAGAAAAAATACCATTTTCTATAATTATTTATATTTTCTTGAAATAAATTTGGTGATTTAAGAAAATTTTGCCAGTGGTAATGGTTTAAAATGTATATCTTTTACATAGCAAAAACTGTAGATAGTGTCTGTATGAAACGTTTTGCTAATATTTTTAAATCCAACTAGTTTCTCGTCCAAGTCTTCTCCTAATAAGTGGTTTTCACCTATAATTAAATCTACCTTATTTAATACCTCATTATTTATTAAATTATCAATAATTTCATGTTCTGAACCTTCAGTGTCAATTTTTAGAACTATATTACAATTAATTTTTTCATTTTTTATAATATCTGATAAAACTGTACTTGCTTCTTTAACTTTGGCTTTTTTAATTTTCATTTGTTTTTTCCCTTTTAACCATTCTGATTGGAGATTGGTAAACTCTAATTCAGTTGTTGTGATTCCATCGAAACCTTGAAGACAGTATATGTCTATTTCCCCATTTTTATCGGAAAGTCCAAAGTTATATGGGTTTATTTTATGAGCTAAGTTTGGGTTTAGGTCAAAATTCTTTAAAGCAAAATCATAGGTTTCTTGATTAATTTCAAAACCGTATACGGCTTTACAAGAATCGTAATTAGCAAATTTCAGTGCAGCATATCCCCGATTCATTCCTACATCGAAAACAACAAATTCTTTAAATTGATATAGTTGTGGTGCTGAGTATCCATCACGAGCATAAATTTCTTTAATAGTATAAAAACGGTTATTTGTCATTA
Protein-coding sequences here:
- a CDS encoding glycosyltransferase family protein, with amino-acid sequence MRDSYNSWKHRTASKVEPSRLMDFIKGDYKLTSEQKKELYNSVIKESYNLRLHDFNEEAPLVSIIIVNRNGLDHLKRLFENFVDNIQYPSYEIIVVDNASQDNSVDFLEDLSDVLPLRVIENKENETFSRSNNLGAEIAQGKYLLLLNNDVEPTYGWLNHMMKSAIQSEDVGAVGAKMVYPDCSGSRYNKRKSFKIQHEGIAFMEEDGFIKPYNRGNGKPFKVQGRTDEPRPAVTAAALLVEKDKYFQVNGLDEEYIYGYEDVDFCLKLLKEGYNNIYCSNAVLFHYEFGTQEKNKKKDIKERRLNNKRLFQERWNKWLRRELLLDKLNSNYLFSDKPLKVAFVVTETGNGSSAGDYFTARCLAKSFQKLGWQISYLSRVESDDWYYVERDVDVLISLLDAYNVRKVRCKNNLLIKIAWPRNWLDRWIFYYPDFADFDLVMATSETACRYIEEKTGRNTFLLPLATDPELFNSQVKKDARWKCDYCFTGSYWNDPREIVDTLDPESLPYTFKLYGKNWEEFEKFKPYYEGFVPHQKMPEIYRSTKVVVDDANRVTKEYGSVNSRVFDAVASGVLVVTNGDIGAEETFKGILPVYRSTKELNDLLSYYLSNEKERLAKIRELEEFVLSNHTFDHRAQKIKEILEAYILKRKMAIKIPAPSWDEALEWGDYYMALGLKKELERKGCDVVLQVLPEWDGDGDARCDVVLVLRGLSRYQPKPQHFNIMWNISHPDEVTIDEYNQYQHVFIASQFWADEIAQKVDVPVEAMLQCTDPELFYPDPDDKYKHDLLFVGNSRGVQRKILRDLLPTDKDLAVYGAGWEGLIDKKYIKGEHIPNKELRKAYSSCKILLCDHWDDMRDKGFLSNRLFDASACGAFIISDKVKGIEDVFEDAVVTYDNPDDFQSLINYYLVNNHKRKEKSLDITDLSNFIFEKNIELILELID
- a CDS encoding FkbM family methyltransferase, with the translated sequence QEKTETFLNGLSDKHEQNQEKTETFLNGLSDIYKQNQEKTETFLNGLSDKHEQNQEKINSFMDSYISIRENLKTAIDIFNKNYDICKGYFFNGDEDSYQMMDTDDFFQMCFFNNIKIISHSPSENRIYLETEEGIKLMTNNRFYTIKEIYARDGYSAPQLYQFKEFVVFDVGMNRGYAALKFANYDSCKAVYGFEINQETYDFALKNFDLNPNLAHKINPYNFGLSDKNGEIDIYCLQGFDGITTTELEFTNLQSEWLKGKKQMKIKKAKVKEASTVLSDIIKNEKINCNIVLKIDTEGSEHEIIDNLINNEVLNKVDLIIGENHLLGEDLDEKLVGFKNISKTFHTDTIYSFCYVKDIHFKPLPLAKFS